Proteins from one Monodelphis domestica isolate mMonDom1 chromosome 6, mMonDom1.pri, whole genome shotgun sequence genomic window:
- the LOC100026715 gene encoding olfactory receptor 5B2, translating into MVTLFPFRRMTSLSNDIMENRSEVNSFILLGLTEAPGFQGPLFIMVTLIYLITLVGNLGMVALISHDSCLHTPMYFFLRNLSLVDFGLSSTVIPKVMTGFLTGNKVISYNGCATQLFFFVAFVAIEGFLLAFMAYDRHAAVCQPLHYATIMTPKMYVNLACGSHIWGFLYSSIIIGSIFSLSFCRSNIVHHFFCDIPPLLVLSCSEIHITESIIFILGSLNASFTFLVIFVSYLFIFITVLKIRSADGRQKAFSTCASHLTAVFIFYGTIIFIYFRPSSSHSMDSDKMASVFYTMVIPMLNPLIYSLRNKEVKNAFRKAMRRQRLQFDHPF; encoded by the coding sequence ATGGttactctttttcctttcagGAGAATGACATCACTCTCAAATGACATTATGGAGAACAGATCTGAGGTGAATTCATTCATCCTTTTAGGATTAACAGAGGCCCCAGGGTTTCAGGGTCCTCTGTTCATAATGGTCACCCTCATCTATCTCATCACCCTGGTAGGGAACCTGGGGATGGTAGCTCTGATCTCCCATGATTCCTGTCTCCACACCCCAATGTACTTTTTCCTCAGAAATCTGTCTCTGGTGGATTTTGGTCTTTCCTCAACTGTTATTCCCAAGGTGATGACTGGATTCCTCACAGGCAACAAGGTCATCTCTTATAATGGATGTGCTACCCAGTTGTTCTTCTTTGTGGCCTTTGTTGCTATTGAAGGTTTTCTTTTAGCGTTCATGGCCTATGATCGTCATGCAGCTGTGTGTCAACCCCTACATTATGCCACTATCATGACACCAAAAATGTATGTGAATCTGGCCTGTGGATCTCATATCTGGGGATTTCTGTATTCCTCCATCATCATAGGAAGTATTTTTAGTCTTTCCTTCTGCAGGTCCAATATAGTCCATCACTTTTTCTGTGATATTCCCCCTCTCTTGGTTCTCTCTTGCTCTGAAATTCACATCACTGAATCAATCATCTTTATTTTAGGATCATTAAATGCATCCTTTACATTTCTTGTTATCTTTGTTTCTTACTTGTTTATCTTCATCACTGTCCTTAAGATCCGTTCTGCTGATGGGCGCCAGAAAGCTTTCTCCACCTGTGCTTCCCATCTCACAGCAGTATTCATATTTTATGGGACAATCATCTTTATATACTTCCGACCCAGCTCAAGCCATTCAATGGACTCAGACAAAATGGCATCAGTATTCTACACCATGGTTATTCCTATGTTGAATCCTCTCATCTATAGTCTGAGAAACAAAGAAGTtaagaatgctttcagaaaagctATGAGAAGACAACGTCTTCAATTTGATCATCCtttttaa